The stretch of DNA GTTGGATGCTACGTGTCCGATTTTGCCAGAGGATAAGCCACGTTATCTTATGGGAGTAGGGACGCCTGATGATATTTTACAAAGTGTTGCTCGTGGTATTGATATGTTTGATTGTGTTATGCCGACTCGTGCAGGGCGTCATGGTTTAGCTTTTACACGCTTTGGTAGAATTAATTTGCGTAATGCACGTTATACAGAGGATCCATATCCTCTTGATTCACAGTCGCTTTGTCCTGCGGCAAATGATTATAGTTGCGCTTATTTGCACCATTTGATCAAATCTGGTGAATCTCTTGGTGGTATGTTGTTGACTTGGAACAATCTCTTTTATTATCAGCAGCTTATGCAAGGAATTCGTGATGCGATTGAAGAAGGATGTTATGCTGATTTTTGTGCTGAAACACGTGCTTTATGGATGCAAGGGCGATAAGACATTGGTTGTAGCTTAATTTATTTTTGGTCAAGAGCTTTTGCTAAAATCAAATTAGAAATGTTTTTTAAAAGCATAAAATTGTACTGATTTGAAAGATGAATGCATAATTTTAACGGTTATATATTTTAATAGTAAACAGAAACTGTTACTCCGGTACGCGCTACCTGACCCGGAGATGAACAGTTTACTTCTGTTTCTGATGATTGTTTAGATCAACAATGTTAATGAGGGGTTAGCGAACTCTTAAAGAAGTATGAAAACTGCATTTTTATAGGGTGCTTTGTGCTTTTTTCATTTGAAAATGAAGTTTTAACAAAAGATGTTTCATTTAGGAGTGGATGTGAAGGAGAGTGGGTCTAAATTAAATTCTAGAAAATGCAAACTGTTAATATTGTAAAGTGCTAAGCTTATTTTTTCTAGTAAAGACATTCTATTAACTGAAGTTCCATTTAAGTTACAGAATATTGCAACTGCTATGCAGTTAAAAAAATAAATTCTATTATACTACTATGAAAAAACGGAAGATGTTGTTCTTTTCATTGTGGAAAATATTTTAATGCTTCATTGGAAGTTTTTAGGCATAGATGTAAGAAGGATTCGCGTTCATTTATGCTATATCACGGATATTTATGATTATAGTGCACTATACAGAAATGATGACAATGAAGAATTCTCATAGGAAAAATATTCTTGCATCAGGAATTAATTCTAGCACACGGCGTTTGGCAATTTTAGCTCTTGCAGTGGGAAGTTTTGCTATTGGTACTGCAGAGTTCGCTGCAATGGGTTTACAGCCAGAGATGGCATGGAGTTCATCTATTGATATTCCTACAGCTAGTAAATATATTTCTGCTTATGCATTGGGAGTTGTGATTGGAGCACCTCTTTTAGCTGTTGCAACAGCTAAATTATCACGCAAAATTGTTCTCATAGGATTGATGTTTTTTTATGCGCTGGCAAATATTGCCAGTGCCTTTTTTTCTGATTTTAGCATATTAGTAGCGCTACGGTTTATCAGTGGTTTACCGCATGGTATCTATTTCGGGCTTGCAACGTTGGTTGCATCTTCAATGGTAGAAATGAATGAACGTTCCCAAGCTGTTGGTTATGTCATGCTGGGTTTAACAATTGCAACGGTTTTGGGAGCTCCAGGTGCAACTTGGATTGGTCAGCTTGTTGGTTGGCAGACTGCTTTTATTCTTGTAGGTGCTATTGCTTTATTATGTTGTTTGCTTGTTTGGAAGTTTTTGCCTTCAGGTTTGAATATTTCAAAAACAAGCCCTCTACGCGAACTGGGTGCATTGAAGCAAAAGCAGGTGTGGTTTCTCTTGACGATGGTTGCAGTTGGAGCATCGGGATTATTTTCTGTTTTTACTTATATTAAGTCAACATTAATGCATATTTCTGGTGTTCCACTTGATTGGGTGCCATTTATTATGCCGTTAGTTGGATTGGGGATGGTGGTAGGTAATATTTTTGGACCTAAATTTGCAGTTAAAATTGGTACTTCACCGATGATATTTTTTTCTATGTTTTGGAGCGCGTCTGTTTTTTTTCTCTTTTTCTTTTTATCCTATACTCCATTAACGGCAGCATTAGGATGCTTTCTTGTTGGTACTTCTTTTGCAGCTATGCCGTCTATACAGACGAAAATCATGGATGTTGCTCTTCATGGACAAATTTTGGCAGGAGCGTTAATGCAATCTGCTTTTAATATTGCCAACGCTCTTGGAGCAGAATCTGGAGCATGGGTTTTGAATTTGGGATATAGTTATGAATATACTGCTGTTCTTGGAGGTATTTTAACTCTATGTGGATTATTGATTTTTTGCTTTTCGTGGTATGTGGAAAAGCGTGCTCAACCTTTTTTTCGTTATTGAGAGAAAAAACATTTTTTCGTTTGTTTAGTTATTTGATTGTCCTGTTGGATTTTTAAATATGCTATAGGAAACACGTAGAGCAAATGGAATACCAAGACAAAATAAAAGACCGATGAGTGTTATAAGAAGAGTTTTTGCTGCTAAAATCATTCCTACTATCCCTCCAGGATTAAAGATTCCAGCTAAATTGGTGACTGTTCCTGCAAGTGTTGCGCTTAATGCAGCTGAAAATAGTTGTACAGAGGTAAGAGATTCGCTGGCACGTAGAGCGTCCTCATTGTTTGCACATTGCAAGATTCGTGTTAGTAAATGTGGCCATGCTATGCCAGCGCTAATCCCTATAGCAAACAATGCTAAGCAAATAATAAAAATATGTTCAGATGTGGAATCTTTTGTTGGAATGAGCCATAAAAGACCGCTTATGCCGAAAAGGCTTAATATAGGAGAATACACAATAACACTGCGAACTTTTTTTTTGGATACACCAGCACTGGATAGGGAACCACATGTCCATCCCAAGCTCATAAGTGATGCTATATAACCGGCAATAAGTGGGGTTTGTCCATGAAGCTCTTGAAGAAAAAGTGGAAAATAAAGCTCTATACTGTACACTACTGTTGTCATAACGAGTATCAATGCGTAAAGAGGAAAAAACTCAGAGGAGAAGGAAAAGGAGTTGCGTGGTAACATAGGATAAAATGCAGATGATTCGATCTTTGCTAGAACAAAGAGAAGACTAAATCCGATAAATAGCCCGCAGATTTTTGCAACTGTAGTATCCATAGCCCCCCCAGCAGAAATGATAAAAATTAATAAAATGAGTGTGAGGAGTTGTGCGAGGGGGAGTGGGGGTGTTGGAACAAAACTTTCATTTTCTTTTGGTAAAGTTTTCAGGGCTATGAGCGAAAAAATTATTGCTAATGCGCCAATGATCCAAAAGGATGCTCTCCATACGCCATAGTACACAGAAATGCCACCGATAGCTGGCCCTAACAGGGTTGATATTCCCCACATTCCAGAGATAATGCTCAATGCGTGCGACCAAATAGATGGGCTGAAAACAATACGTACCATAGAATAAGATAGGGATAGTAAGGAACCGCTTCCGAATCCTTGAACAAAGCGTCCTATTAAAAATAACGGCATAGTTGAAGCTATGCTGCACATAAAGGTTCCAACGGTAAAGATAAGTCCAGAGATAGCATAAGCTCTGCGAGGACCTATTTTTCCTAATACTTTTGTTGCAAGTGAAGTACCTAGAAGTGATGCTGTAATAAAAACAGTCGCTACCCAAGAGTAATAAAATTCACCGCCAAGATCACTCATAAGAGAAGGCAAAATAGTAACAACAATGTAAACGTTGGTGGCATGCAATACAACACCGCCTATAAACGTTAAAAAGCGGATACTATTCTTATCCAATAAAAGCGCAGACCAGCTTTGTTTTTTCACGGTTTTTGCTATTTAGTAAAGAGTTGACCTCTTTTACTTATAAGGCAGTTATTTGAATTTGCCAAGAGAAGATTCAAAGCTCTCCTTTCGCAGAGCTTTGGAATTTAAATTAAGTTATAACTTAGTAGCCCATTGCTTTTTTGAGATTTTCATCAATTTTATCAAGGAACCCTGTTGTAGAAAGCCATTTTTGTTTAGGTCCAATCAAAAGTGCAAGATCTTTGGTCATAAAACCTTCTTCAACGGTTTCAATACAAACTTCTTCTAATGTTTTGGTGAAGTTTTTTAATTTCTCGTTGTTATCTAGTTTAGCACGGTGCGCCAGTCCACGTGTCCATGCGAAAATAGAGGCAATAGAATTTGTTGATGTTTCTTCGCCTCTTTGATGCTGACGGTAATGGCGTGTTACTGTACCATGTGCAGCTTCTGCTTCAACAATTTTACCGTCTGGTGTCATGAGAACAGAAGTCATTAGACCAAGAGAACCAAAGCCTTGAGCAATGATATCAGACTGAACATCACCGTCATAGTTTTTACATGCCCATACGTAGCCACCTGACCACTTAAGCGCAGAAGCAACCATATCATCAATTAAGCGATGTTCGTAATATAATTTACGATTTTCAAATTCAGCTTTAAATTCTGCATCAAATATTTCTTGAAAAATGTCTTTAAAACGGCCATCGTAAGCTTTCAGTATTGTGTTTTTTGTTGAAAGATAAACTGGTAGATTCCGCTGTAATCCGTAATTAAAGGATGCTCGGGCAAAGTCACGAATTGATTCATCAAGGTTATACATAGCCATGGCAACGCCTGAGCTTGGGGCGTCAAAAACGTCATGCTCGATAACTTGATCGTCATCGCCGACAAATTTAATACTTAACTTTCCTTTGCTAGGAAATTTAAAATCTGTTGCTTTATATTGATCACCAAAAGCGTGACGTCCAATAACAATTGGTTTTGTCCAGTTAGGAACGAGGCGTGGAACATTTTTGCAGATAATAGGTTCACGAAAAATGACCCCTCCTAAAATATTGCGAATCGTACCATTGGGTGATTTCCACATTTTTTTTAGATTAAATTCTTTAACCCGTGCTTCATCCGGCGTGATAGTTGCACATTTTATACCAACACCATATTCTTTAATAGCATGAGCAGAATCGACAGTTATCTGATCCTTTGTTGCATTTCGATTTTCGACAGAAAGATCATAATATTTGAGATCAATGTCGAGATAGGGGTGGATCAATTTATCTTTGATATATTTCCAGATGATACGGGTCATTTCATCCCCATCGATTTCAACAACGGGGTTTTCCACTTTTATCTTTATCATTAGAAGTCCTTTTTGTTTAAGTGATATTATTTTTTATAACACTTTCAAGTTTATTATGAAAAGTAAAAACAGGGATGATAGAGGGGTATCTGAATAAGATATCGATGATATATCATTACAAGATGTAAAAAATTTATTGAGAAACGGACTCATTGAAAAACCAATATATATTATCGTGTAGTTGAATGAAAATCCTATGCAACAAAAGGATTAAGTGAAATTTATCGAGGATATAGGCAGGATTTATTGTTTCTCAGAGATTTTATTTTAATTCTGGCTTCTTGAGATATCGTATTGGGGGGGAATAAAGTGGTAAATGAAACTATAAATCTTTGTGTTGTTATTTTAGTTCTAGGCTTGCATCCTGTTTGTCTAGATAAAAACCAAATGTTAATAGATAAGAAGCTGTAATCAGGGAGGGAGCATGTAAGCTGATTTTTGGATGAGTTTTTCAGGATTTATTGGAAATTCTTAAAATTCTTTTGGGTTTAAAGAAACTCATAAAGGTTGGGGTTACGTTTGACTAAAAAATAATGGCATATGCGCTGGCATGGCTTACAAATTCTAACTTATTACGAAATAATATTTTTGAGAGATTTTATATCTAATGGATCTCCATTTTTGTGTGCTAAAGCAATCTTCTTAGAAAGGAAAATCAATAACATAACAACTTCGATAATTCTCTGTATTCAGGTGCAATTTTGAAAACATTCATCTATATGCTTTACACGTTAAAAAAGGGTATAATAATCAATACATTACTTGTAATAAAAAATAACATGGTACGCCCAAGGGGAATCGAACCCCTGTTTCCGCCGTGAAAGGGCGGCGTCCTAACCGCTAGACGATGGGCGCAAACCAATGATGAGGCTTATAGAGAGGATCTTTTTACTTCGCAAGCCCTCTGCGTAATTTTTTTGAAAAAAAACGTGTTTTATTGAATTATTTACTTGTTTTTCTGAAAGGTCTGTTTGGTACTTTACTTTCTCAAAGATCTTCTATGAAAGAGAGAGGTTATCTAGATTTTCGGTAAAACTACAAGCTACTACAGAGCAGTTTGTGGAAATAGAACGATAAATACTCATTGATAAGCTAAAAAATGATTCGAATCACCTAAAAATTGCCTTTACAATGTAGACTTATTTCATTTGATAGAATGAAAGAAAGTCCACACCGTAAAAATGAGAACAATATTGCATCATATCCAAAGAAAAAGGGAAGTTAATTATCGCTTTTTCTCATTTTCATTTTTACGTGGTTGAATAAGAAAATTTTGGAAAAAATGAAAGTTTACTGCTTGTTTTTTTACATATCTGAAACAATTTCTTTTTAAAAACTGTTATGTTTATGAGAAACGATGTAGGTGTGTTTAATCGTAATGCGTCAGCATTTTAAAGTGTTGATGATAAGGTGATATGAAGCGTTTGAGTTAGTAAATGTTGTCGTTACGCTATAGTGCGCAATACTTTAGAATTGGGTTGTGGTACAAACCAAATTTTGTGACCTCTGCTTTGTTTAAGGTTTCATTTAGATATATAGAGTGTTAAGGCTGAATTAAAGAGAGGGTATTCCTAATATCTCTCAAGGAGTGAAACGCTAGCAAGAGATATGATTTTATTTTCTAATCTAGTTTTTTTTATTTTGTTCTCTTAATTCATCATGTGTAAGAATGTTGTTTCCTCAATATGCGTTGTTAGAGGAAACATTTTTCCGTGCACTTTACCAAATCTTCAATAGCCAGTTGTTGATTGTTCTTTGGAATTTTTTGTTTCTATGCTTTATTTATTGAGTTTTTCCTTTATGAAAAGGCTTTTGTTTTTGCTAAAAATAAAACTATCCTTTTGTATAATTTGTTGATGATAATCTGCACCTATAAGTTTTGGATGTTTCCATCGAGAGATTCTGCAATAATTTAGTTTATATGTAAAACATCTTTAATGTTAGGAAAGCAGATAAGTTTTTCTATTGGAAATCGATGGTTTATAGTTTTTGATATATATAAAGTTTTGTTAAGGGTTATGGCACACTTCTATTTTCATAAAAGTTATCATTACGAATGATACAAAATAATGTCTCTTTATGGTGCTATTTTTTGAAAGGTGTATAAAAAGCAATATGACGTTTGTAATTGAAAGTTTTTCGTGTGCTTATTACTAATCTTTAGTATCTGCAGAAGTAGCTTTTATGAAGGCTATTATTTTTTGAAAGAGATAAATATTTATGTTCTTAGAGGGGTATTGAACGCGTGCTGTTGTTGTATTAAGGGAAAAATTGGGTTGAAGAGAGTTGGGGATTTCTCTAGATTGTATTTATTTGTAAGTATTATTTACGTTGGGTTACGCGTCTTTTAAGTATTTTTCAGAAGATAGGGATAAGTAGTTAGATAATGGCAGAAGCTTTAAAAGTTGGCATTGCCGGTCTTGGTACGGTTGGTACTTCAGTTATTAGAATTCTACGTGAAAAAGCTAGTGATTTGGCTTGCCAATGTGGACGACCAATCAAAATTGTTGCTGTTAGTGCGCGTGATAAGGGGCGTAATCGTGGCATTGATCTGAGTGATGTGAAATGGTTCGATTCACCTGTGGATATGGCTGCTTCTAATGAGATTGATGTTTTTATTGAATTAATTGGTGGTGAATTAAATGTTGTATATGAAGCTGTTAAAAAGGCGCTTGAAGTGGGACATCATGTTGTTACTGCCAATAAGGCGCTTCTTGCTCGACATGGGGTGGAATTTGCTGTAACTGCAGAAAAAAAAGGTATTTTTCTTCATTTTGAAGCTGCCATTGGAGGGGGGATTCCTATCATCAAAGCGATGAGGGAATCGCTTGTCGCTAATCGTATATCGCGGATTTATGGCATTCTCAATGGAACTTGCAATTATATATTAACACGCATGTTTACTGAAGGTCTTTCCTTTAAAGATTGTTTGGCAGATGCGCAGAAACTTGGTTATGCTGAAGCTAATCCCACTTTTGATATTGGAGGCCATGATACCGCTCATAAATTAGCTTTATTGACAAGTTTGGCATTTGGAACTGCGGTTTCGTTAGATGACGTTTATGTTGAGGGAATTAGCAATATTTCGCAAATTGATATCTGTGCAGCGGATGAGTTGGGTTATCGGATTAAGCTTTTAGGAGTTGCATTAGAAACCGATTCTGGAATCGAACAACGTGTTCATCCAACAATGGTACCAACATCATCAATGATTGCGCAGATTCACGGTGTAACGAATGCTCTTTCTATCCAAAGTGATTTATTAGGTGAATTATTGTTTTCTGGTCCTGGTGCTGGAGGAGCGGCAACAGCATCAGCGGTTATTGGCGATTTGGCTGACATAGCGAAAGCGCGTCCTGGTTTTCAGTATGCACCTGTTTTAAGAAGTCCTGCATTGGGGCTTTCTCCTCATAAAAAAGCACGTATTTCTCAACATGCAGGTGGTTATTTTATTCGTTTGAATGTTCATGATCGTGCTGGTGTTTTTGCGGCAGTTGCAAGGCATATGGCTGATAATCACATTTCATTAGAGTCAATTGTTCAAAGGTCTTTTATAGAGAGTCAGATTATAAAAACAATCATTTTAATAACGCATGAAACAACGGAAGTGAATGTACGACAAGCACTTGCAGCAATTGAAAAAGATGGTCATCTTGTTGCAAAATCTCAATTTATTCGTATCGAACCTATGGCGTAGAATTGATAATTTGATTTATAATAGTAAGGGGAGAAGCTTGAATACTTTTTTCTCTTGTGGAAAGTTCTTATCTTTGTCAAAAGCTTTCTTCTTAATACTTAGCAATAAATGCTAGTTTCTGCTAGCACTCATTCGGTAGGATTTTTCATATGCCCACAACCCAGAAAATTTTAAATGGACTTGATCGTATTTTAACACTTGAATTGGTCCGTGTAACTGAACGTGCTGCTGTTGCAGCTGCACGCTGGCGCGGGCGTGGTGATGAAAAGGCTGCTGATCAAGCTGCTGTAGATGCGATGCGTCGCGAACTTAATCGGTTGCCTATTGATGGTACAGTGGTGATTGGCGAAGGTGAACGTGATGAAGCTCCTATGCTTTATATTGGAGAGAAAGTAGGTCTTCAAAATGGGTTGGCAATTGATATTGCACTTGATCCACTTGAGGGCACAACGATTTGTGCTAAAAATCTTGCTAATTCCCTAGCGGTGGTTGCAATTGCTAAAAAAGGTAATTTACTTTATGCCCCTGATGTTTATATGGAAAAAATTGCTATTGGTCCTGGTTATCCAAAGGGGATTGTTGATATAGATGCCTCTCCTACGGATAATATTCACGCTCTTGCAAAGGCTAAGGGAGTTGCGGTTAATCAGGTAACTGTTTGTATTATGGATCGTCTTCGCCATGAAAAACTAATTAATGAAGTGCGAACAACGGGGGCGTCAATTCGTTTAATTGGTGATGGAGATGTTGCTGCCGTTATTGATACAACTCATCCAGATGAAACGGGTATTGATATCTACATGGGGATTGGGGGAGCACCAGAGGGCGTGCTAGCGGCTGCAGCTTTACGCTGTATTGGTGGGCAGATGCAAGGACGTTTGCAGCTTGATACAGAAGAAAAAATTGTACGTGCGGCCAAAATGGGAATCGATAATCCCAATAAAGTTTATACAATGGAAGAACTGGCAAAGGGTGATGTGTTGTTTTCTGCAACGGGTGTAACGGATGGCAATATGCTTTCTGGTGTTAAATTTACTCCTCGTTATATCCAGACGGAAACTCTTGTGATGCGTTCACATACCGGTACAATCCGTAATATTAAAGCACAGCATAGGGATTATTCAAAATTTGATTAATGCTTTTTTCTGTCGTAGTTACTTAAGAAATAAAAGAATATCGTTGAAAGTGTGCTTCCATAAAAACTTTAAGAGGACTTTATGGAAGCATTGATGATAGTTTAGAAATATCTTTTATTGTTATGAGAGCTGGACAGCATGCACCCAGCCATTTTTATCTTCTATATTGCCTCTTTGAAGGTCAACCAGTTGGGTGCGAAGTTGTTTTGTGATCTCACCAATCATTTCATTTCCAATAACGAACTCGCCACCTTTGTATTTGAAACGGCCAATTGATGTAATAACGGCTGCTGTACCACAGGCAAAGACTTCTTTAAGGTGACCACTTCGTGCATCTTCCTTGAGCGCTTCAAAAGAATAAGCACGCTCTTCTATTGTTAATCCCATTTGTTGTGCTAACTGTAAAATTGAATGACGTGTTATTCCTGGAAGGATAGTGCCATTAAGTGCAGGTGTTACAAGTGTATTATTTGCCATAATAAAGCAAACATTCATGCCGCCGAGTTCTTCAATCCACTTATGTTCAAGCATATCAAGAAAAAGTACTTGGCTACAATTATTTTGTGTTGCACTGTTTTGTGCAAGTAAGCTTGCTGCATAGTTGCCCCCACATTTGGCAGCGCCTGTACCCCCTGGACCAGCACGGCTATAATCTGTTTCGATCCATACGCTAACAGATTTTTCTTCTCCTTTAAAATATGATCCAACAGGAGATGCTATGATACAGAAAATATATTCTTCAGAAGGGCGAACTCCCAAAAAGCTTTCATTGCCAAACATGAATGGGCGTATGTAAAGGCTTGCATTTGGAAGATCAGAAACCCATTTTTGATCGATTTTTACCAATTGATGGACTGCATTCAAAAAGATATCCTGTGGTAATTCCGGCATAGCTAAACGCTTCGCCGATTCTAT from Bartonella taylorii encodes:
- the glpX gene encoding class II fructose-bisphosphatase is translated as MPTTQKILNGLDRILTLELVRVTERAAVAAARWRGRGDEKAADQAAVDAMRRELNRLPIDGTVVIGEGERDEAPMLYIGEKVGLQNGLAIDIALDPLEGTTICAKNLANSLAVVAIAKKGNLLYAPDVYMEKIAIGPGYPKGIVDIDASPTDNIHALAKAKGVAVNQVTVCIMDRLRHEKLINEVRTTGASIRLIGDGDVAAVIDTTHPDETGIDIYMGIGGAPEGVLAAAALRCIGGQMQGRLQLDTEEKIVRAAKMGIDNPNKVYTMEELAKGDVLFSATGVTDGNMLSGVKFTPRYIQTETLVMRSHTGTIRNIKAQHRDYSKFD
- a CDS encoding MFS transporter, giving the protein MKKQSWSALLLDKNSIRFLTFIGGVVLHATNVYIVVTILPSLMSDLGGEFYYSWVATVFITASLLGTSLATKVLGKIGPRRAYAISGLIFTVGTFMCSIASTMPLFLIGRFVQGFGSGSLLSLSYSMVRIVFSPSIWSHALSIISGMWGISTLLGPAIGGISVYYGVWRASFWIIGALAIIFSLIALKTLPKENESFVPTPPLPLAQLLTLILLIFIISAGGAMDTTVAKICGLFIGFSLLFVLAKIESSAFYPMLPRNSFSFSSEFFPLYALILVMTTVVYSIELYFPLFLQELHGQTPLIAGYIASLMSLGWTCGSLSSAGVSKKKVRSVIVYSPILSLFGISGLLWLIPTKDSTSEHIFIICLALFAIGISAGIAWPHLLTRILQCANNEDALRASESLTSVQLFSAALSATLAGTVTNLAGIFNPGGIVGMILAAKTLLITLIGLLFCLGIPFALRVSYSIFKNPTGQSNN
- a CDS encoding homoserine dehydrogenase — encoded protein: MAEALKVGIAGLGTVGTSVIRILREKASDLACQCGRPIKIVAVSARDKGRNRGIDLSDVKWFDSPVDMAASNEIDVFIELIGGELNVVYEAVKKALEVGHHVVTANKALLARHGVEFAVTAEKKGIFLHFEAAIGGGIPIIKAMRESLVANRISRIYGILNGTCNYILTRMFTEGLSFKDCLADAQKLGYAEANPTFDIGGHDTAHKLALLTSLAFGTAVSLDDVYVEGISNISQIDICAADELGYRIKLLGVALETDSGIEQRVHPTMVPTSSMIAQIHGVTNALSIQSDLLGELLFSGPGAGGAATASAVIGDLADIAKARPGFQYAPVLRSPALGLSPHKKARISQHAGGYFIRLNVHDRAGVFAAVARHMADNHISLESIVQRSFIESQIIKTIILITHETTEVNVRQALAAIEKDGHLVAKSQFIRIEPMA
- a CDS encoding branched-chain amino acid aminotransferase codes for the protein MKSPTSPLPFTIEKHPSPLSDGNREEILKSPGFGQFFTDHMCTIQWSKPKGWHNAVISPYKPLEINPASTVLHYGQEIFEGLKAYRAKDRRILLFRPDANAQRFIESAKRLAMPELPQDIFLNAVHQLVKIDQKWVSDLPNASLYIRPFMFGNESFLGVRPSEEYIFCIIASPVGSYFKGEEKSVSVWIETDYSRAGPGGTGAAKCGGNYAASLLAQNSATQNNCSQVLFLDMLEHKWIEELGGMNVCFIMANNTLVTPALNGTILPGITRHSILQLAQQMGLTIEERAYSFEALKEDARSGHLKEVFACGTAAVITSIGRFKYKGGEFVIGNEMIGEITKQLRTQLVDLQRGNIEDKNGWVHAVQLS
- a CDS encoding MFS transporter, which encodes MMTMKNSHRKNILASGINSSTRRLAILALAVGSFAIGTAEFAAMGLQPEMAWSSSIDIPTASKYISAYALGVVIGAPLLAVATAKLSRKIVLIGLMFFYALANIASAFFSDFSILVALRFISGLPHGIYFGLATLVASSMVEMNERSQAVGYVMLGLTIATVLGAPGATWIGQLVGWQTAFILVGAIALLCCLLVWKFLPSGLNISKTSPLRELGALKQKQVWFLLTMVAVGASGLFSVFTYIKSTLMHISGVPLDWVPFIMPLVGLGMVVGNIFGPKFAVKIGTSPMIFFSMFWSASVFFLFFFLSYTPLTAALGCFLVGTSFAAMPSIQTKIMDVALHGQILAGALMQSAFNIANALGAESGAWVLNLGYSYEYTAVLGGILTLCGLLIFCFSWYVEKRAQPFFRY
- a CDS encoding NADP-dependent isocitrate dehydrogenase, which gives rise to MIKIKVENPVVEIDGDEMTRIIWKYIKDKLIHPYLDIDLKYYDLSVENRNATKDQITVDSAHAIKEYGVGIKCATITPDEARVKEFNLKKMWKSPNGTIRNILGGVIFREPIICKNVPRLVPNWTKPIVIGRHAFGDQYKATDFKFPSKGKLSIKFVGDDDQVIEHDVFDAPSSGVAMAMYNLDESIRDFARASFNYGLQRNLPVYLSTKNTILKAYDGRFKDIFQEIFDAEFKAEFENRKLYYEHRLIDDMVASALKWSGGYVWACKNYDGDVQSDIIAQGFGSLGLMTSVLMTPDGKIVEAEAAHGTVTRHYRQHQRGEETSTNSIASIFAWTRGLAHRAKLDNNEKLKNFTKTLEEVCIETVEEGFMTKDLALLIGPKQKWLSTTGFLDKIDENLKKAMGY